A genomic region of Mycolicibacterium poriferae contains the following coding sequences:
- a CDS encoding DNA-directed RNA polymerase subunit beta', whose translation MLDVNFFDELRIGLATADDIRNWSYGEVKKPETINYRTLKPEKDGLFCEKIFGPTRDWECYCGKYKRVRFKGIICERCGVEVTRAKVRRERMGHIELAAPVTHIWYFKGVPSRLGYLLDLAPKDLEKIIYFAAYVITAVDDEMRHNELSTLEAEMAVERKAVEDQRDADLEARAQKLEADMKELEDEGAKSDVKRKVRDGGEREMRQLRDRAQRELDRLEEIWTTFTKLAPKQLIVDELLYRELQDRYGEYFEGAMGAESIKKLIENFDIEAEAENLREVIRSGKGQKKLRALKRLKVVAAFQTNSNSPMGMVLDAVPVIPPELRPMVQLDGGRFATSDLNDLYRRVINRNNRLKRLIDLGAPEIIVNNEKRMLQESVDALFDNGRRGRPVTGPGNRPLKSLSDLLKGKQGRFRQNLLGKRVDYSGRSVIVVGPQLKLHQCGLPKLMALELFKPFVMKRLVDLNHAQNIKSAKRMVERQRPQVWDVLEEVIAEHPVLLNRAPTLHRLGIQAFEPQLVEGKAIQLHPLVCEAFNADFDGDQMAVHLPLSAEAQAEARILMLSSNNILSPASGRPLAMPRLDMVTGLYYLTTEIDGDLGEYTAAAKAGDKGVSHAVPETGVFSSPAEAIMAMDRGALSVRAKIRVRLTQLRPPAEVEAELFPDGWKQGDAWTADTTLGRVLFNELLPPTYAFVNEQMHKKVQARIINDLAERFPMIVVAQTVDKLKDAGFFWATRSGVTVSMADVLVPPQKQEILDRYEAEADGIEKKYQRGALNHDERNEALVKIWQDATEEVGEALRAHYPKDNPIITIVDSGATGNFTQTRTLAGMKGLVTNPKGEFIPRPIKSSFREGLTVLEYFINTHGARKGLADTALRTADSGYLTRRLVDVSQDVIVRETDCETERGINVTLAERADDGTLVRDQHIETSAYARTLATDAVDTDGNVVVERGHDLGDPAIEALLAAGITEVKVRSVLTCATGTGVCAMCYGRSMATGKLVDIGEAVGIVAAQSIGEPGTQLTMRTFHQGGVTGGADIVGGLPRVQELFEARVPRNRAPIADVSGRVQLEESEKFYKITIVPDDGGEEVVYDKLSRRQRLKVFKHEDGSERLLTDGDHVEVGQQLLEGSADPHEVLRVQGPREVQIHLVKEVQEVYRAQGVSIHDKHIEVIVRQMLRRVTIIDSGATEFLPGSLTERAEFESENRRVVAEGGEPAAGRPVLMGITKASLATDSWLSAASFQETTRVLTDAAINCRSDKLQGLKENVIIGKLIPAGTGINRYRNIQVQPTEEARAAAYTIPSYEDQYYSPDFGQATGAAVPLDDYGYSDYR comes from the coding sequence GTGTTAGACGTCAACTTCTTCGATGAACTCCGCATCGGTCTGGCCACCGCGGACGACATCCGTAACTGGTCCTACGGCGAGGTCAAGAAGCCGGAGACCATCAACTACCGCACGCTCAAGCCGGAGAAGGACGGCCTGTTCTGCGAGAAGATCTTCGGACCGACTCGCGACTGGGAGTGCTACTGCGGCAAGTACAAGCGCGTCCGGTTCAAGGGCATCATCTGTGAGCGCTGCGGCGTCGAGGTGACCCGCGCCAAGGTGCGTCGTGAGCGGATGGGCCACATCGAGCTGGCCGCGCCGGTCACCCACATCTGGTACTTCAAGGGTGTCCCGTCGCGGCTCGGGTATCTGCTCGACCTCGCGCCCAAGGATCTCGAGAAGATCATCTACTTCGCGGCCTACGTGATTACGGCGGTCGACGATGAGATGCGGCACAACGAGCTGTCCACCCTCGAGGCCGAGATGGCCGTCGAGCGCAAGGCCGTCGAGGACCAGCGTGACGCGGACCTCGAGGCCCGGGCGCAGAAGCTCGAGGCCGACATGAAGGAGCTCGAGGACGAGGGCGCCAAGTCCGACGTCAAGCGCAAGGTGCGTGACGGCGGCGAGCGCGAGATGCGTCAGTTGCGTGACCGGGCCCAGCGCGAGCTGGACCGGCTCGAGGAGATCTGGACGACGTTCACCAAGCTGGCTCCCAAGCAGCTGATCGTCGACGAGTTGCTCTACCGCGAGCTGCAGGACCGCTACGGCGAGTACTTCGAGGGCGCCATGGGTGCCGAGTCGATCAAGAAGCTCATCGAGAACTTCGACATCGAGGCCGAGGCCGAGAACCTGCGCGAGGTCATCCGCAGCGGCAAGGGGCAGAAGAAGCTGCGCGCGCTCAAGCGCCTCAAGGTCGTCGCGGCCTTCCAGACCAACAGCAACTCGCCGATGGGCATGGTGCTCGACGCCGTTCCGGTGATCCCGCCGGAGCTGCGACCGATGGTTCAGCTCGACGGTGGCCGCTTCGCCACCTCCGACCTGAACGACCTGTACCGCCGCGTCATCAACCGCAACAACCGGCTCAAGCGTCTGATCGACCTCGGTGCACCCGAGATCATCGTCAACAACGAGAAGCGCATGCTCCAGGAGTCGGTGGACGCGCTGTTCGACAACGGCCGCCGCGGCCGCCCGGTCACCGGACCGGGCAACCGTCCGCTGAAGTCGCTTTCGGATCTGCTCAAGGGCAAGCAGGGCCGGTTCCGGCAGAACCTGCTCGGTAAGCGTGTCGACTACTCGGGCCGTTCGGTCATCGTGGTCGGTCCGCAGCTCAAGCTGCACCAGTGCGGTCTGCCCAAGCTGATGGCGCTCGAGCTGTTCAAGCCGTTCGTGATGAAGCGCCTGGTCGACCTGAACCACGCGCAGAACATCAAGAGCGCCAAGCGCATGGTGGAGCGTCAGCGGCCCCAGGTGTGGGACGTCCTCGAAGAGGTCATCGCCGAGCACCCGGTGCTGCTGAACCGCGCGCCCACGCTGCACCGCCTCGGTATCCAGGCTTTCGAGCCGCAGCTGGTCGAGGGCAAGGCCATCCAGTTGCACCCGCTGGTGTGTGAGGCGTTCAACGCCGACTTCGACGGTGACCAGATGGCCGTGCACCTGCCGCTGAGCGCGGAGGCGCAGGCCGAGGCCCGCATCCTGATGCTGTCCTCGAACAACATCCTGTCGCCGGCGTCGGGTCGTCCGCTGGCCATGCCCCGTCTGGACATGGTGACCGGTCTGTACTACCTGACCACCGAGATCGACGGTGACCTCGGCGAGTACACCGCTGCCGCCAAGGCTGGAGACAAGGGCGTGTCCCACGCCGTGCCGGAGACCGGTGTGTTCAGCTCGCCGGCCGAGGCCATCATGGCGATGGACCGCGGTGCGCTGAGCGTGCGCGCCAAGATCCGGGTGCGGCTGACGCAGCTGCGTCCGCCCGCAGAGGTCGAGGCCGAGCTGTTCCCCGACGGCTGGAAGCAGGGCGATGCCTGGACCGCGGACACCACGCTGGGCCGGGTGCTGTTCAACGAGCTGCTGCCGCCGACGTACGCGTTCGTCAACGAGCAGATGCACAAGAAGGTGCAGGCCCGGATCATCAACGATCTGGCCGAGCGGTTCCCGATGATCGTCGTCGCGCAGACCGTCGACAAGCTCAAGGACGCCGGCTTCTTCTGGGCGACTCGCTCCGGTGTGACGGTCTCGATGGCCGACGTGCTGGTGCCGCCGCAGAAGCAGGAGATCCTGGACCGGTACGAGGCCGAGGCCGACGGCATCGAGAAGAAGTACCAGCGCGGCGCGCTCAACCACGACGAGCGCAACGAGGCCCTGGTCAAGATCTGGCAGGACGCCACCGAAGAGGTCGGTGAGGCGCTGCGCGCCCACTACCCGAAGGACAACCCGATCATCACGATCGTGGATTCGGGCGCTACGGGTAACTTCACCCAGACGCGGACCCTGGCCGGCATGAAGGGTCTGGTGACCAACCCGAAGGGTGAGTTCATCCCGCGTCCGATCAAGTCCTCGTTCCGTGAGGGCCTGACGGTGCTGGAGTACTTCATCAACACCCACGGCGCCCGTAAGGGTCTGGCGGACACCGCGCTGCGTACGGCCGACTCGGGTTACCTGACCCGTCGTCTGGTGGACGTGTCGCAGGACGTCATCGTCCGCGAGACCGACTGCGAGACCGAGCGCGGCATCAACGTCACGCTGGCCGAGCGGGCCGACGACGGCACTCTGGTGCGCGATCAGCACATCGAGACGTCGGCGTACGCCCGCACGCTGGCCACCGACGCCGTCGACACCGACGGCAACGTGGTCGTCGAGCGTGGCCACGACCTGGGCGATCCGGCCATCGAGGCGTTGCTGGCGGCCGGTATCACCGAGGTCAAGGTCCGGTCCGTGCTGACCTGTGCCACCGGCACCGGCGTGTGCGCGATGTGCTACGGCCGTTCGATGGCGACCGGCAAGCTGGTCGACATCGGCGAGGCCGTCGGCATCGTGGCCGCGCAGTCCATCGGTGAGCCCGGCACGCAGCTGACGATGCGTACCTTCCACCAGGGCGGTGTGACCGGTGGCGCCGACATCGTCGGTGGTCTGCCGCGTGTGCAGGAGCTGTTCGAGGCTCGCGTTCCGCGCAACCGGGCCCCGATCGCCGACGTCTCCGGGCGGGTGCAGCTGGAGGAGAGCGAGAAGTTCTACAAGATCACCATCGTTCCCGATGACGGGGGCGAGGAGGTCGTGTACGACAAGCTCTCCCGTCGTCAGCGCCTGAAGGTGTTCAAGCATGAGGACGGTTCCGAGCGTCTGCTGACCGACGGCGATCACGTCGAGGTGGGCCAGCAGCTGCTGGAGGGTTCGGCCGATCCGCACGAGGTGCTGCGCGTCCAGGGTCCCCGCGAGGTGCAGATCCACCTCGTCAAGGAGGTCCAGGAGGTCTACCGGGCCCAGGGTGTGTCGATCCACGACAAGCACATCGAGGTCATCGTCCGGCAGATGCTGCGTCGCGTCACGATCATCGATTCGGGTGCGACGGAGTTCCTGCCCGGTTCGCTGACCGAGCGCGCCGAGTTCGAGTCGGAGAACCGCCGGGTCGTCGCCGAGGGTGGCGAGCCCGCGGCCGGCCGTCCGGTGCTGATGGGTATCACGAAGGCGTCGCTGGCCACCGATTCGTGGCTGTCGGCGGCGTCGTTCCAGGAGACCACGCGCGTGCTGACCGATGCGGCGATCAACTGCCGCAGCGACAAGCTGCAGGGTCTGAAGGAGAACGTGATCATCGGCAAGCTGATCCCGGCGGGCACCGGCATCAACCGGTACCGCAACATCCAGGTGCAGCCGACCGAAGAGGCCCGTGCCGCGGCGTACACGATCCCGTCCTACGAGGATCAGTACTACAGCCCGGACTTCGGCCAGGCCACCGGCGCTGCGGTGCCGCTGGACGACTACGGCTACTCGGACTACCGGTAG
- a CDS encoding deoxyribonuclease IV: MLIGSHVHGDDPLAAAQSDGADVVQFFLGNPQSWKKPPPREDADVLKASSIPIYVHAPYLINVASANNRVRIPSRKILQDTCNAAAAVNATAVIVHGGHADDNDMDAGFERWVKALDYLETDVPVYLENTAGGDHAMARHFDTIARLWDHIGDKGIGFCLDTCHAWAAGEALIDAVERIQSITGRIDLVHCNDSRDAAGSGADRHANFGTGQIDPQLLVAVVEAADAPVICETADEGRKDDIAFLRDNLR; encoded by the coding sequence GTGTTGATCGGATCCCATGTCCACGGTGATGACCCCTTGGCGGCGGCGCAGTCAGACGGGGCCGATGTGGTTCAGTTCTTCCTCGGCAACCCGCAGAGCTGGAAGAAGCCGCCGCCCCGTGAGGATGCCGACGTGCTGAAGGCGTCGTCGATTCCGATCTACGTACACGCCCCCTACCTGATCAATGTGGCTTCGGCCAACAATCGGGTGCGGATTCCGTCCCGCAAGATCCTGCAGGACACCTGCAATGCCGCCGCGGCGGTCAACGCCACCGCCGTGATCGTGCACGGGGGTCACGCGGACGACAACGACATGGACGCCGGCTTCGAGCGCTGGGTCAAGGCACTGGACTACCTCGAAACCGACGTGCCCGTCTACCTGGAGAACACGGCAGGCGGGGATCACGCCATGGCCCGGCACTTCGACACCATCGCCCGACTGTGGGACCACATCGGCGACAAGGGCATCGGGTTCTGCCTGGACACCTGCCACGCCTGGGCTGCGGGTGAAGCGCTGATCGACGCCGTCGAGCGGATCCAGTCGATCACCGGCCGCATCGACCTGGTGCACTGCAACGACTCGCGGGATGCTGCCGGGTCGGGGGCCGACCGTCACGCCAATTTCGGCACCGGCCAGATCGATCCCCAACTGCTTGTCGCGGTCGTCGAAGCCGCGGACGCGCCGGTCATCTGTGAAACCGCCGACGAGGGGCGCAAGGACGACATCGCCTTCCTGCGCGACAACCTTCGCTGA
- a CDS encoding phosphatase PAP2 family protein encodes MASDQASPSGVGRGRWLRVARWVAIAVWATVIVWRTFTDGFAFNRELLLLYICTGLVAASIGQGRRVLYVVRDWLPFAVVLLAYDLSRGAASVVGRPTLWQWQADVDRWMFFGVMPTVWLQERLKLPHPPWWEVVISSVYMSFFILPYVIAGALWLRNRDEWKAFVRLFVTLSFTALVIYALVPAAPPWAAARCTAADVDGGPSGPRCMFRSARGVEDGGLLGAMQVSQDGANSWIERIVGRGWGKLNLHSASALIDQGQASVNLVAAIPSLHAGLSAAIAVFLWNRVQRRWRPVLVAYPLTMAFTLVYTAEHYVVDILLGWVLAAVVLTALARWDAMRAARRIRRDAVPSGEPATLELREIDLAQSLVHRPHRLRRRREPNDIAGSEAQRRAAVDEVNAG; translated from the coding sequence CTGGCGTCGGACCAGGCGTCCCCGAGCGGTGTCGGTCGTGGCCGATGGTTGCGCGTCGCCCGGTGGGTGGCCATCGCGGTGTGGGCGACCGTCATCGTGTGGCGCACCTTCACCGACGGCTTCGCCTTCAACCGCGAACTACTGCTGCTCTACATCTGCACCGGTCTGGTGGCGGCGAGCATCGGGCAGGGTCGCCGCGTCCTCTACGTGGTGCGCGACTGGCTGCCGTTTGCGGTGGTCCTACTGGCCTACGACCTGAGTAGGGGAGCGGCCTCAGTCGTGGGTCGTCCGACCTTGTGGCAATGGCAGGCCGACGTGGATCGGTGGATGTTCTTCGGCGTGATGCCGACCGTATGGCTGCAGGAACGCCTGAAGTTGCCGCACCCGCCGTGGTGGGAAGTGGTCATCAGCAGCGTCTACATGTCGTTCTTCATCCTGCCGTACGTGATCGCCGGTGCCCTGTGGCTGCGCAACCGCGACGAGTGGAAGGCCTTCGTCCGCCTGTTTGTGACGCTGTCGTTCACCGCGCTGGTGATCTACGCGTTGGTGCCGGCGGCACCCCCGTGGGCGGCGGCGCGCTGCACCGCAGCAGATGTCGACGGCGGTCCGTCGGGGCCGCGCTGCATGTTCCGCTCTGCCCGTGGCGTGGAGGACGGGGGTCTACTCGGTGCGATGCAGGTATCCCAGGACGGCGCGAACAGCTGGATCGAGCGCATCGTCGGGCGGGGCTGGGGCAAGCTGAACCTGCATTCGGCCAGTGCGCTGATCGATCAGGGGCAGGCCAGCGTCAATCTGGTGGCGGCGATCCCGTCGCTGCATGCCGGGCTGTCGGCAGCCATCGCGGTGTTCCTGTGGAACCGGGTGCAGCGCCGCTGGCGGCCGGTGCTGGTGGCCTATCCGTTGACCATGGCGTTCACGCTGGTCTACACCGCTGAGCATTACGTCGTCGACATCCTGCTGGGTTGGGTGCTGGCTGCGGTCGTGCTCACCGCGCTGGCCCGCTGGGACGCGATGCGCGCGGCGCGGCGCATCCGGCGCGACGCTGTCCCGTCGGGTGAGCCGGCCACGCTAGAGCTGCGTGAGATAGACCTTGCGCAGAGTCTCGTGCACCGTCCACACCGTCTGCGTCGCCGCCGCGAGCCGAACGACATCGCCGGGTCCGAGGCGCAGCGACGGGCTGCCGTCGACGAAGTCAACGCTGGCTGA